One window of Legionella pneumophila subsp. pneumophila str. Philadelphia 1 genomic DNA carries:
- a CDS encoding SOS response-associated peptidase, whose amino-acid sequence MCGRFAYIASYDKLKYQFHLANAIEVPPRFNISPGADVLCLVETDGHKIQCVLLRWGFIPSWATDRKKLGNLINARAETVFEKPTFRQSIKSKRCLIPMSGFYEWRQEDGVKQPYFFQKKNHDLLAVAAIRDTWQQSDEVIHSCCLITTDANAFMQPVHNRMPVILGEEAQAIWLNNTQYDKAQLMALMKPYPYEDLEGYRVTTLVNKANFDHPLAMEPLSE is encoded by the coding sequence ATGTGCGGTCGTTTTGCTTATATTGCTTCTTATGACAAACTGAAATACCAATTTCATCTAGCCAATGCGATTGAAGTTCCACCTCGCTTCAATATTTCTCCAGGAGCTGATGTATTATGTCTTGTTGAAACCGATGGTCATAAAATTCAATGCGTATTATTGCGTTGGGGATTCATTCCCTCGTGGGCAACGGACAGAAAAAAATTAGGAAATCTCATCAATGCACGAGCCGAAACAGTTTTTGAAAAACCGACTTTTCGTCAGTCAATAAAATCGAAACGATGTTTAATCCCTATGAGTGGCTTTTATGAATGGCGCCAAGAGGATGGTGTAAAACAGCCTTATTTTTTTCAAAAAAAGAATCATGATTTGCTGGCTGTTGCTGCTATTCGAGATACCTGGCAGCAGAGCGATGAGGTGATTCATTCCTGTTGCCTGATTACAACGGATGCTAATGCATTTATGCAACCAGTGCACAATCGCATGCCAGTAATTTTAGGTGAAGAGGCTCAAGCTATTTGGCTTAACAACACGCAATATGATAAAGCACAATTAATGGCGTTAATGAAACCTTATCCTTATGAGGATTTGGAAGGCTATCGAGTGACTACTTTAGTGAACAAAGCCAATTTTGACCATCCCTTGGCGATGGAGCCATTATCTGAATAA
- a CDS encoding restriction endonuclease: MKIYSFDTLANADLIIDAVYEGGSSGNASDDPISKIIKGIGNMGGFRSAGQGIFKKLIVLYTNMEDGDWPDSIDTSKGQFIYYGDNKHPGHDIHDTPRQGNATLKMLFDSTHNEKDARRIVPPIFIFVKYPTASSSRSVQFKGVAVPGYPGLSATDDLIAVWKTTNGQRFQNYRAIFTILNIPMVSRKWINSLFDPFGQDNSLNPFYQWKISGKADVLIAPSTKTIRTQIEQMPRTKLEREILQAVFDYFCEAPIKFEACAAKIFQLYDENVLIDEITRSAVDGGKDAIGRYVLGIKEDPVYAEFFLEAKCYQPGLNGQNINSVGVKEVSRLISRIKNRQFGVLVTTSFIAKQAYGEVREDGHPIVFLSGGDISRILIKKGINSTDAVLAWLNSEFSKS, translated from the coding sequence ATGAAAATATACTCATTTGATACTCTTGCTAATGCTGATTTGATTATTGATGCAGTTTATGAAGGTGGAAGCTCAGGAAATGCAAGTGATGATCCTATTTCAAAAATAATTAAAGGAATAGGTAATATGGGAGGGTTTCGGTCAGCAGGTCAAGGAATATTTAAAAAATTGATTGTATTATATACAAATATGGAAGATGGTGATTGGCCTGATTCTATAGACACATCTAAAGGACAATTTATCTATTATGGAGACAATAAACATCCTGGACATGATATTCATGATACCCCTCGCCAGGGGAATGCAACATTAAAAATGCTTTTTGACTCAACACACAACGAAAAAGATGCAAGGCGAATTGTTCCCCCTATATTTATTTTTGTTAAGTATCCTACAGCGAGTAGTTCTAGATCAGTGCAATTTAAAGGAGTTGCAGTTCCTGGGTATCCCGGGCTATCTGCTACCGACGATCTTATAGCAGTTTGGAAAACAACAAATGGGCAACGTTTCCAAAATTATAGAGCTATTTTTACGATTCTCAATATCCCTATGGTTTCTAGGAAATGGATTAATTCTTTGTTCGATCCCTTTGGCCAAGATAATTCTCTTAATCCATTCTATCAATGGAAAATTAGTGGGAAAGCTGATGTATTGATTGCACCTAGTACTAAAACGATACGAACTCAAATAGAGCAAATGCCCAGAACTAAACTTGAAAGAGAAATATTGCAAGCTGTATTTGATTATTTTTGTGAGGCACCTATAAAATTTGAAGCTTGTGCTGCAAAGATATTCCAACTTTATGATGAAAATGTACTTATTGATGAAATAACTCGAAGCGCAGTAGATGGGGGAAAGGATGCAATTGGGCGTTATGTTCTTGGCATTAAGGAAGATCCTGTATATGCTGAATTTTTTTTAGAAGCTAAATGTTATCAACCAGGTTTAAATGGTCAAAATATAAATTCTGTTGGGGTTAAAGAAGTATCAAGACTAATTTCTAGAATAAAAAATAGACAGTTTGGGGTTTTGGTTACAACCTCTTTTATTGCGAAACAAGCTTATGGAGAGGTTAGAGAGGATGGTCATCCTATAGTTTTTTTATCTGGAGGAGATATTTCTAGAATTTTAATCAAAAAGGGAATTAATTCAACCGATGCTGTTTTGGCCTGGCTTAATAGTGAATTCTCAAAGAGCTAA
- a CDS encoding PDDEXK nuclease domain-containing protein: MQQITQSRIKAAYSVNRELIMLYWWLGEHIVTQQNTYGWGKSFVERFSLDLKKHYPDAKFGFSPQNLWYMRQFYLEYKDKPNLQQLVGEIPWSQNLLILSKIKDDNEKLYYLTAAKEQSWSRETLREQINSQAYQRHCLSEKNHNFKNTLPRDLAAQAQQSMKDVYMFDMLGITEPVVEAEIERRMVEKIKDVILELGYGFSFIGNQYRIVTPDSEYFIDLLFYHRKLQALVALELKRSKFKPEYAGKMNFYLNLLDDFVKEPHENPSIGIILCGDHSKFDVEYALRGIDKPVGVAGYQLTRDIPKQLRDALPDADQLEEKIMFELGLNNESQN; the protein is encoded by the coding sequence ATGCAACAGATCACTCAATCTCGTATTAAAGCTGCTTATTCGGTCAATAGAGAACTGATAATGCTTTATTGGTGGCTTGGAGAGCATATTGTGACTCAACAAAATACCTATGGNTGGGGAAAATCATTCGTAGAAAGATTTTCTTTGGATTTAAAAAAGCACTATCCTGATGCCAAGTTTGGCTTCTCTCCACAAAACTTATGGTATATGCGTCAGTTTTACCTGGAATATAAAGATAAGCCAAATCTCCAACAGCTTGTTGGAGAAATTCCTTGGAGTCAGAATTTACTTATTTTAAGCAAGATAAAGGATGACAATGAAAAGTTATATTATTTAACTGCCGCGAAAGAACAATCTTGGAGTAGGGAAACATTAAGAGAACAAATAAACTCACAAGCTTATCAGCGGCATTGTTTATCGGAGAAAAACCATAACTTTAAAAACACATTACCTCGAGATTTAGCAGCTCAAGCTCAACAATCAATGAAAGATGTGTATATGTTCGACATGCTTGGTATTACTGAACCAGTAGTTGAGGCTGAAATTGAACGTAGAATGGTAGAAAAGATTAAAGATGTTATTTTAGAGCTCGGCTATGGTTTTAGCTTTATCGGTAATCAATACCGCATTGTTACACCAGATTCAGAATACTTTATTGATTTACTATTCTATCACCGCAAACTGCAAGCACTTGTTGCACTAGAGTTAAAACGATCAAAATTTAAGCCGGAATATGCTGGTAAAATGAATTTCTATTTAAATTTGTTAGATGATTTTGTTAAAGAACCTCATGAAAATCCATCTATTGGTATTATTTTATGTGGTGATCATAGCAAGTTTGATGTGGAGTATGCGTTACGTGGCATTGATAAACCTGTTGGAGTAGCAGGGTATCAATTAACACGTGATATACCTAAACAGTTGAGAGATGCTCTACCAGATGCAGATCAATTAGAAGAAAAAATCATGTTTGAGTTGGGGCTAAATAATGAAAGCCAAAATTAA
- a CDS encoding site-specific integrase, with the protein MKAKINNTLLKKLVPQDKEYEVHDTDLKGFILRVFPSGTMRYVCQYKRGGKINIGTVGVMTPAQAREKAVEILNDFNKGIDPKAKRGSNKLKSLGEFFENEYTPWVLTHHKRGDKTLATIRRCFDKLFSKPLEEITPSIIEQWRIKRLNDGISNATLNRDIGTLKSLFTKAVEWGFIKENYLKNLKLSKIDRAPKVRYLSIDEERNLRRALFEREGKLKQDRKRGNEWRQARGYDLLPEYEENELCDYLTPMVLISINTGLRQGELFHLTWEMIDLQERSIIIAGQITKNSSSRYIPLNNEVYGIIKQLYEKSNSKKGLVFLSKDNKPFNNIKRSWTTILKKAQITEFRWHDLRHHFASKLVMAGIDLNTVRELLGHSDIKMTLRYAHLAPEHKIKAVNKINWTD; encoded by the coding sequence ATGAAAGCCAAAATTAATAACACCCTGCTAAAAAAATTAGTTCCTCAAGACAAAGAATATGAGGTACACGACACCGATTTAAAAGGATTTATTCTTAGAGTCTTTCCCTCTGGAACAATGCGCTATGTCTGTCAGTACAAGCGAGGCGGCAAGATTAATATTGGGACTGTGGGAGTGATGACTCCAGCTCAGGCTAGAGAAAAAGCAGTCGAAATTTTAAATGACTTTAATAAAGGCATTGATCCAAAAGCGAAAAGAGGAAGTAATAAACTTAAAAGCCTAGGCGAGTTCTTTGAAAATGAATATACGCCTTGGGTTTTAACTCATCATAAAAGAGGGGACAAAACGCTCGCTACAATTAGACGCTGTTTTGATAAATTATTTTCCAAGCCTTTGGAAGAAATAACACCTTCGATTATAGAGCAATGGCGCATCAAACGATTAAATGATGGTATTTCTAATGCAACACTTAATCGAGATATTGGTACATTAAAATCTTTATTTACTAAAGCGGTAGAATGGGGATTTATTAAAGAGAACTACTTAAAAAATTTGAAACTTTCTAAAATTGATAGAGCACCCAAAGTGCGTTATTTATCTATTGATGAGGAAAGAAATTTAAGGCGAGCCCTATTTGAGCGAGAAGGGAAGTTAAAGCAAGATCGGAAAAGAGGTAATGAGTGGAGGCAAGCAAGAGGATATGATTTGCTGCCGGAGTATGAAGAAAATGAACTTTGTGACTATCTGACACCAATGGTTTTGATTTCAATTAATACTGGATTGAGGCAAGGTGAGTTATTTCATTTAACGTGGGAAATGATTGATTTACAAGAGCGATCCATCATTATTGCTGGTCAGATTACAAAAAATAGCAGTTCGCGCTATATACCTCTAAATAATGAAGTTTATGGAATAATAAAGCAACTTTATGAAAAAAGTAATTCAAAGAAGGGGCTGGTATTTCTCAGTAAAGACAATAAGCCTTTTAATAATATTAAACGATCTTGGACAACAATCTTAAAAAAGGCACAAATAACTGAATTTCGCTGGCATGATTTACGGCATCATTTCGCTAGCAAACTTGTTATGGCGGGTATTGATTTAAATACTGTGCGAGAGCTATTAGGTCATTCGGATATAAAAATGACATTAAGATATGCACATCTAGCACCTGAGCATAAAATTAAAGCAGTTAATAAGATCAATTGGACTGATTAA
- the dcm gene encoding DNA (cytosine-5-)-methyltransferase codes for MSYDLIEDAPFVSISEAATALDASIDTIRRWEKKGLIKAHRSDTGHRLFQITELQRLKAKLFGAGDDHCYKILTAPSRTQFKVVELFAGAGGLALGFHNAGLDCSMLVEIDKNPVETLRHNCPSWNVIHDDIANVDFQGITADVVAGGFPCQAFSYAGKKLGFEDTRGTLFFEYARAIKEINPKVIVGENVRGLEKHDSGRTLNTMLQILDQLGYDVEYKILRAQYLDVPQKRERLVMLGIRKDLKGTIAFPKEQDYTISLREALKDVPDAPGQKYTEKKSKVMSLVPEGGYWRDLPDDKQKEYMGASYFLGGGKTGMARRLAWDEPSLTLTCNPAQKQTERCHPKETRPLNVREYARIQTFPDSWMFSGTVSSQYKQIGNAVPVNLGYHIGRCVIAMLTQRFDRKDLIICSRKPD; via the coding sequence ATGAGCTACGATCTTATTGAAGATGCTCCTTTTGTTTCAATCAGTGAAGCAGCAACTGCACTGGATGCTTCTATCGACACCATAAGGCGTTGGGAAAAGAAAGGATTAATAAAGGCACACAGGAGTGATACAGGGCATCGGCTGTTTCAAATAACTGAACTCCAAAGGTTAAAAGCCAAATTGTTTGGTGCTGGTGATGATCATTGTTATAAGATATTAACAGCCCCTAGCAGGACACAATTCAAGGTAGTTGAACTATTTGCTGGTGCTGGTGGTTTGGCGCTTGGTTTCCATAATGCTGGTTTAGATTGTTCAATGTTGGTTGAAATTGATAAGAACCCAGTCGAAACGTTAAGGCATAATTGCCCATCATGGAATGTTATTCATGATGATATTGCAAATGTTGACTTCCAAGGAATTACTGCTGATGTAGTTGCAGGAGGATTTCCCTGCCAGGCATTCAGCTATGCTGGGAAAAAACTTGGTTTTGAAGACACCAGAGGAACCTTATTTTTTGAATACGCTAGAGCGATTAAAGAAATAAACCCTAAAGTAATTGTCGGTGAAAATGTTCGTGGATTGGAAAAACATGACAGTGGCCGGACATTAAATACTATGCTGCAAATTTTAGATCAATTAGGTTATGACGTTGAATACAAAATCCTCCGTGCCCAGTACTTAGATGTGCCTCAAAAACGCGAACGCCTTGTTATGCTGGGCATCAGGAAAGATCTTAAAGGCACTATCGCATTTCCCAAAGAACAGGATTATACAATTAGCCTAAGAGAGGCTTTAAAAGATGTACCTGATGCTCCTGGCCAAAAATATACTGAGAAAAAATCTAAGGTAATGTCGCTAGTTCCAGAGGGTGGCTATTGGAGAGATTTACCAGATGACAAACAAAAGGAATACATGGGAGCCAGTTATTTTTTGGGTGGAGGAAAAACAGGAATGGCCAGGCGTTTGGCATGGGATGAACCATCCTTAACCCTAACGTGCAACCCTGCCCAAAAACAGACTGAACGTTGCCATCCTAAAGAAACTAGGCCATTAAATGTTAGGGAATATGCAAGGATCCAAACCTTTCCTGATTCATGGATGTTCTCTGGCACAGTATCATCGCAGTATAAACAAATCGGTAATGCTGTGCCTGTAAACTTGGGCTACCATATTGGCAGGTGTGTTATTGCTATGCTTACCCAGAGGTTTGATAGGAAAGATCTAATTATTTGCTCCCGAAAGCCTGATTAA
- a CDS encoding very short patch repair endonuclease has protein sequence MEGNFLDMISKKQRSHIMSSIKGKNTKPEIIVRSFLHRQGLRFRLHSKNLPGQPDLVFRKYNAVVFVNGCFWHGHNEPLCKNSHIPKTNFEYWWNKIERNKSRDKQNIEILKQLGWRVFMIWECELKNHCFLLKLLASIKSE, from the coding sequence ATGGAGGGCAATTTTTTGGATATGATTAGTAAAAAACAACGTAGTCACATAATGAGCTCAATTAAAGGGAAAAATACTAAACCTGAAATAATTGTGCGTTCTTTTCTACACCGCCAGGGTCTTCGATTTAGATTGCATAGCAAGAACCTTCCTGGTCAGCCTGATCTTGTGTTTAGAAAATACAACGCGGTTGTTTTTGTTAATGGGTGTTTTTGGCATGGTCATAACGAACCATTATGTAAAAATTCTCATATCCCTAAAACAAATTTTGAATATTGGTGGAATAAGATTGAACGAAATAAGAGTCGAGATAAACAAAATATTGAGATATTAAAACAACTCGGTTGGCGTGTTTTTATGATTTGGGAATGCGAATTAAAAAATCATTGCTTTTTGTTGAAACTATTAGCTTCTATAAAAAGCGAGTAA
- a CDS encoding conjugal transfer protein TraD, translated as MNTLEQIKKEKQAISKSKQSLALAKLKKRRADTRCKIELGGLVIKAGMVHFNKSIILGCLGFTTKLIEKQPEYKKFFEEIGNELFLK; from the coding sequence ATGAACACGCTTGAACAAATCAAAAAAGAAAAACAGGCCATTTCAAAAAGTAAACAGTCACTGGCTTTAGCAAAACTCAAAAAACGCCGGGCGGATACTCGGTGTAAGATTGAGTTGGGTGGATTGGTTATTAAAGCGGGGATGGTACATTTTAATAAATCGATTATACTTGGATGCTTGGGCTTCACTACCAAACTTATAGAAAAGCAACCCGAATATAAAAAATTTTTTGAAGAAATTGGTAATGAATTATTTTTAAAATGA
- a CDS encoding LexA family protein has product MSPRGGKRVGAGRPRGEPTKAVRISLSQLAELERLKSHASYQLPVFASKIQAGFPSPADDYIEGYLDLNTKFIKHPSSTFVLQATGESMVEAGIFSGDWLLVDRSIEPSDGRIVIAAVNGELTVKRLSKKGGRVQLLPANPKFQPIDITEDSEMVIWGVVTLVLHELA; this is encoded by the coding sequence ATGTCACCACGAGGCGGAAAAAGAGTAGGGGCGGGTCGCCCAAGGGGTGAGCCTACCAAAGCAGTTCGTATATCATTATCCCAACTTGCTGAATTAGAGCGTCTAAAGAGTCACGCATCGTATCAATTGCCGGTATTTGCTAGCAAAATTCAAGCAGGATTTCCATCACCGGCCGATGATTACATCGAGGGGTATCTTGATTTAAACACCAAATTCATTAAACACCCATCGTCTACCTTTGTTTTGCAAGCCACAGGGGAGTCTATGGTGGAGGCTGGAATTTTTTCTGGCGACTGGCTGTTAGTGGATAGAAGCATAGAACCTTCGGATGGACGCATTGTCATTGCAGCTGTGAACGGTGAACTCACGGTGAAACGCTTGTCGAAAAAAGGGGGAAGGGTGCAATTACTTCCTGCTAATCCCAAATTTCAACCCATTGACATTACAGAGGACAGTGAGATGGTGATTTGGGGAGTGGTGACTTTGGTTCTACATGAGCTTGCCTGA
- a CDS encoding Y-family DNA polymerase, with product MSLPEMFALIDCNNFYASCERLFRPDLKDVPIVVLSNNDGCCIARSNEAKALGIAMGEPYFKIKHLCKQHGVKAFSSNYTLYGNMSHRVMCTIEEAWPHIEVYSIDEAFLDLRSLPVDSYDSFCEQLQKKILKHTGIPTSIGIGPTKTLAKAANHLCKKVYKIPVFNITSNRGRLLQQISVGDIWGVGRQWANKLISRGIHTAYDLAMTNPHLLKKCFNAVLMRTAMELQGIACGGLEVIEPKQSIMSSKSFGQMQTQIASIEESISSHCARAVEKMRRQQLVATRLVVFVHTNRFREDLAQHFQSIEFKLINPTDDLRLITKIAKRCLQRIFKPGYYYKKAGVCLEDLIPKKPRQLDMFHQPSDEHLKHTEQLMGVFDQINQKYGRSTIRLAAEGYSKPWEMRAELKSPAYTTRWSQVPKVHLY from the coding sequence ATGAGCTTGCCTGAGATGTTTGCCCTTATCGATTGCAACAATTTTTACGCCAGTTGTGAGCGTTTGTTTCGTCCTGATTTAAAGGACGTCCCCATCGTGGTGCTATCCAATAACGATGGCTGTTGTATCGCACGCTCGAATGAAGCCAAAGCATTGGGCATTGCCATGGGCGAGCCGTACTTCAAAATTAAACATTTGTGCAAACAGCATGGAGTGAAAGCTTTTTCCTCAAATTATACGCTGTATGGCAACATGAGTCATCGTGTGATGTGCACTATTGAAGAAGCCTGGCCCCATATAGAAGTTTACTCGATTGATGAAGCGTTTCTTGATTTAAGGAGTTTACCGGTTGATAGCTATGATTCGTTTTGCGAGCAGTTACAAAAGAAAATCTTGAAGCACACAGGAATACCCACTTCCATCGGTATTGGACCTACTAAAACACTAGCTAAAGCCGCCAATCATTTATGCAAAAAAGTTTATAAAATTCCTGTGTTTAATATCACCTCGAATCGTGGGCGGTTATTGCAACAGATTTCCGTTGGGGACATTTGGGGAGTAGGGCGGCAATGGGCCAATAAATTAATTTCGCGAGGCATTCATACGGCTTATGATTTGGCAATGACCAATCCTCACCTTCTGAAGAAATGTTTTAACGCCGTGTTGATGCGAACTGCTATGGAGCTTCAAGGAATTGCTTGTGGCGGTTTAGAGGTAATAGAGCCTAAGCAAAGTATTATGTCATCCAAAAGTTTTGGTCAGATGCAAACTCAAATTGCTTCGATTGAGGAATCAATCAGTAGCCATTGTGCTCGTGCGGTGGAGAAAATGCGTCGCCAACAATTGGTGGCGACGCGTCTGGTTGTATTTGTGCATACGAACCGATTTCGGGAAGATTTGGCTCAGCACTTTCAGTCCATCGAATTTAAGCTGATTAATCCTACAGATGATTTGCGCTTAATTACCAAAATAGCCAAAAGATGTCTGCAACGCATTTTTAAACCAGGGTATTACTATAAAAAGGCAGGGGTATGTCTTGAAGACTTAATTCCTAAAAAACCACGACAGCTGGATATGTTTCATCAACCAAGTGATGAGCATCTAAAACACACCGAACAATTGATGGGTGTCTTTGACCAAATCAATCAAAAGTATGGAAGAAGCACGATTCGGTTAGCCGCCGAAGGCTATTCAAAACCCTGGGAGATGCGTGCTGAGCTGAAATCACCTGCTTATACCACGCGATGGTCTCAAGTTCCCAAAGTTCATTTGTATTAA
- a CDS encoding Eco47II family restriction endonuclease, with product MIYDAHFIILQARKMPYVSFIDDNTFENIVSDTINVASNAMSNSKKKFEKNVIDPFLTIFEISGFRIDSTEWLEHEKWRQAQKSLSNSIGIFHQKLLGSINGWECLPTGHIVDIVNHEKRIIAEIKNKYNTIKGSAKAKLYHDLDDLVMQKKQEYKEYTAYYVEIIPKKPERYNQPFTPSDSRKGAKCAANEKIRVIDGYSFYSLASGIQNALEAIYQALPLVIQKILPDINLAELHSVMKYFNQAFGSK from the coding sequence TTGATATATGATGCTCATTTTATAATCCTCCAAGCCAGAAAAATGCCTTACGTTAGCTTTATTGATGATAATACTTTTGAAAATATCGTTTCAGATACTATTAATGTTGCAAGTAATGCCATGTCTAATTCAAAAAAAAAATTTGAAAAGAATGTAATTGATCCTTTCTTAACTATTTTTGAAATTTCGGGATTTCGTATTGATTCAACAGAATGGTTGGAACATGAAAAATGGCGTCAAGCACAAAAGTCTTTATCCAATAGTATCGGGATTTTTCATCAAAAACTATTAGGTAGTATAAATGGCTGGGAGTGTTTACCAACAGGGCACATCGTAGACATAGTTAATCATGAAAAGCGAATAATTGCAGAAATTAAAAACAAGTACAATACAATTAAAGGATCTGCCAAAGCAAAACTGTATCATGATCTTGACGATCTCGTGATGCAAAAAAAACAAGAATACAAAGAATACACTGCCTATTATGTAGAAATTATTCCTAAAAAACCAGAAAGGTATAATCAACCCTTCACTCCATCAGATTCTCGTAAAGGAGCTAAATGTGCAGCAAATGAAAAAATCAGAGTCATTGATGGTTATAGCTTTTATAGCCTAGCATCAGGAATTCAGAATGCACTTGAAGCCATTTATCAAGCATTACCTTTAGTGATTCAAAAAATTCTGCCTGATATAAATCTTGCTGAATTGCATAGTGTTATGAAATATTTTAATCAGGCTTTCGGGAGCAAATAA